One Spinacia oleracea cultivar Varoflay chromosome 4, BTI_SOV_V1, whole genome shotgun sequence DNA segment encodes these proteins:
- the LOC110783582 gene encoding squamosa promoter-binding-like protein 4 produces the protein MDFHKQQNTSATAASASAKRMMMTMIRDKAAKLTTTTTTNKTSIKCEDHDQNSDDRQEEMSITTPATCTPLTEEKKQKRLSSTSGKKVTSVGSSGGGWGGGVTSCQAEKCAADLTDAKRYHRRHKVCEFHAKAPSALVSGLRQRFCQQCSRFHELSEFDDTKRSCRRRLAGHNERRRKNSMEPAGPQVGERGINLQLRPEDQESPISFSASAGTNSSYKQLQIR, from the exons ATGGACTTCCACAAACAACAAAACACCTCCGCCACCGCCGCCTCGGCCTCCGCCAAACGtatgatgatgacgatgatcCGAGACAAAGCCGCCAAactaaccaccaccaccaccaccaacaaaaCTTCCATCAAGTGTGAAGATCATGATCAAAATTCTGATGACAGACAAGAAGAAATGTCTATTACTACTCCTGCTACTTGTACTCCTCTTACTGAAGAGAAGAAACAAAAAAGATTGAGTAGTACTAGTGGTAAAAAAGTGACAAGTGTCGGCAGCAGTGGCGGTGGTTGGGGTGGAGGAGTGACAAGTTGTCAAGCTGAGAAGTGCGCAGCGGATTTAACCGATGCGAAGCGCTACCACCGTCGTCATAAGGTGTGTGAGTTCCACGCTAAGGCACCCTCTGCGCTCGTTTCCGGCCTCCGCCAACGTTTCTGCCAGCAATGTAGCAG GTTTCATGAGCTATCAGAGTTCGACGACACAAAGAGGAGCTGCAGGAGGCGACTAGCAGGGCACAATGAGAGGCGTAGGAAGAACTCAATGGAGCCAGCTGGCCCTCAAGTAGGAGAAAGAGGGATCAACCTACAATTAAGGCCAGAAGATCAAGAAAGTCCCATTTCCTTTTCTGCATCTGCAGGGACTAACTCTTCTTACAAACAATTGCAGATCAGataa
- the LOC110783616 gene encoding probable protein phosphatase 2C 39 isoform X1, which yields MNHGKEILTKVKEKVGLGSTAETGKGKSKISKHVTHGYHTAEGKSAHPMEDYVFAEFKQVEDNELGLFAIFDGHVSQEVPDYLRSHLFNNILKEPDFWNETENAVRRAYRITDDKILEKSAELGKGGSTAVTAILINCEKLVVANLGDSRAVICQNGKAKQLSVDHEPDSERKAIEDRGGFVTKFPGDVARVDGQLAVARAFGDKTMKDHLSSEPHVTVEMINDDTEFAILASDGIWHVMNNQEAVDCIKNVKEAREAAKALIEEALKRNSTDDISVIVVRFH from the exons ATGAATCATGGCAAAGAAATTCTTACCAAAGTTAAG GAAAAGGTTGGCTTAGGTTCAACTGCAGAAACTGGGAAAGGGAAGAGCAAGATATCAAAGCATGTTACGCATGGCTACCATACAGCGGAAGGAAAATCAGCTCATCCTATGGAGGATTACGTTTTTGCGGAGTTTAAGCAGGTGGAAGATAATGAGCTTGGCCTGTTTGCTATATTTGATGGTCATGTGAGCCAAGAGGTTCCTGATTATTTAAGATCTCATTTGTTCAACAACATATTGAAAGAG CCTGATTTTTGGAATGAGACTGAGAATGCTGTGAGGAGAGCCTATCGCATAACCGATGATAAGATATTGGAGAAATCTGCGGAACTGGGAAAAGGCGGGTCAACTGCTGTTACAGCCATTCTTATTAATTGTGAGAAGCTGGTGGTGGCGAACCTTGGGGACTCTAGGGCAGTCATTTGCCAGAATGGAAAGGCGAAACAGCTATCAGTTGACCATGAACCAGATAGTGAAAGGAAGGCTATTGAGGACAGGGGTGGTTTTGTTACCAAGTTCCCAG GGGACGTGGCACGTGTTGATGGGCAACTTGCAGTGGCAAGAGCATTTGGGGACAAGACCATGAAGGACCATCTTAGCTCAGAGCCACATGTTACAGTTGAGATGATAAATGATGATACAGAGTTTGCCATCTTGGCTAGCGACGGAATATGGCAT GTAATGAACAATCAAGAAGCAGTGGACTGCATTAAGAACGTGAAAGAAGCTCGAGAAGCTGCAAAAGCTCTAATTGAGGAAGCTCTAAAAAGGAATAGCACAGATGACATCTCTGTAATTGTTGTCAGATTCCACTGA
- the LOC110783616 gene encoding probable protein phosphatase 2C 39 isoform X2 produces the protein MDSFQEKVGLGSTAETGKGKSKISKHVTHGYHTAEGKSAHPMEDYVFAEFKQVEDNELGLFAIFDGHVSQEVPDYLRSHLFNNILKEPDFWNETENAVRRAYRITDDKILEKSAELGKGGSTAVTAILINCEKLVVANLGDSRAVICQNGKAKQLSVDHEPDSERKAIEDRGGFVTKFPGDVARVDGQLAVARAFGDKTMKDHLSSEPHVTVEMINDDTEFAILASDGIWHVMNNQEAVDCIKNVKEAREAAKALIEEALKRNSTDDISVIVVRFH, from the exons ATGGATAGTTTTCAG GAAAAGGTTGGCTTAGGTTCAACTGCAGAAACTGGGAAAGGGAAGAGCAAGATATCAAAGCATGTTACGCATGGCTACCATACAGCGGAAGGAAAATCAGCTCATCCTATGGAGGATTACGTTTTTGCGGAGTTTAAGCAGGTGGAAGATAATGAGCTTGGCCTGTTTGCTATATTTGATGGTCATGTGAGCCAAGAGGTTCCTGATTATTTAAGATCTCATTTGTTCAACAACATATTGAAAGAG CCTGATTTTTGGAATGAGACTGAGAATGCTGTGAGGAGAGCCTATCGCATAACCGATGATAAGATATTGGAGAAATCTGCGGAACTGGGAAAAGGCGGGTCAACTGCTGTTACAGCCATTCTTATTAATTGTGAGAAGCTGGTGGTGGCGAACCTTGGGGACTCTAGGGCAGTCATTTGCCAGAATGGAAAGGCGAAACAGCTATCAGTTGACCATGAACCAGATAGTGAAAGGAAGGCTATTGAGGACAGGGGTGGTTTTGTTACCAAGTTCCCAG GGGACGTGGCACGTGTTGATGGGCAACTTGCAGTGGCAAGAGCATTTGGGGACAAGACCATGAAGGACCATCTTAGCTCAGAGCCACATGTTACAGTTGAGATGATAAATGATGATACAGAGTTTGCCATCTTGGCTAGCGACGGAATATGGCAT GTAATGAACAATCAAGAAGCAGTGGACTGCATTAAGAACGTGAAAGAAGCTCGAGAAGCTGCAAAAGCTCTAATTGAGGAAGCTCTAAAAAGGAATAGCACAGATGACATCTCTGTAATTGTTGTCAGATTCCACTGA
- the LOC130472032 gene encoding uncharacterized protein, with protein sequence MKQGELKPHTNPLKPGLTEHNKRARISYCLNFIMPGTHTTNPTYYDMHNVVHIDEKWFYLTKKDQRMLLAPNEVPPHRVVKSKNFIPKIMFMGAVARPRWDREGNCTFDGKLGLFPFTMEVPAKRSSCNRQRGTMETKPINKVNKDVFREMITMKIIPAIMEKWPQDDSDKVIIIQADNAKPHCGADIHEFIQSHNQNGFRFFWAPQPPNSPDLNILDLGFFRSIQSKYEKSMPKNVTVLIKEAGQAFNGTHPKTLSNVCWKMREIYHCAQVTAVVDDVRAATQYLHSPMPMAQVAQIEVEEDEDDWEHEDYAMSLYGYILLCNAINDQSNFWKTLCPKIMPSPIF encoded by the exons ATGAAGCAAGGAGAACTCAAGCCACACACCAACCCTTTGAAGCCAGGTTTGACTGAACATAACAAAAGAGCAAGAATTTCTTATTGTTTAAACTTCATCATGCCAGGTACACACACCACAAACCCCACATATTATGATATGCATAATGTAGTTCATATAGACGAAAAATGGTTTTATCTTACTAAGAAAGATCAGCGTATGCTTTTGGCACCAAATGAAGTTCCACCACATCGGGTTGTCAAATCCAAAAATTTCATACCAAAAATCATGTTTATGGGTGCAGTAGCAAGACCAAGGTGGGATAGAGAGGGAAATTGTACATTCGATGGTAAACTAGGGCTATTCCCTTTCACTATGGAAGTGCCCGCAAAGAGATCATCATGCAACAGACAAAGGGGTACAATGGAAACAAAACCTATCAATAAGGTCAACAAAGATGTATTCAGAGAGATGATAACTATGAAGATTATTCCAGCCATAATGGAAAAGTGGCCTCAAGATGATTCAGACAAAGTAATAATCATCCAAGCAGACAACGCAAAGCCCCACTGTGGAGCAGATATCCACGAGTTCATTCAATCACATAATCAAAATGGATTCAGATTCTTTTGGGCACCACAACCACCAAATAGTCCCGACTTAAATATTTTGGATCTTGGTTTTTTCAGGTCAATCCAATCAAAATATGAAAAGAGCATGCCAAAgaatgttacagttcttattAAGGAAGCTGGGCAGGCGTTCAATGGCACACATCCAAAAACTCTAAGTAACGTCTG TTGGAAGATGCGGGAAATCTACCATTGCGCGCAAGTCACAGCAGTAGTGGATGATGTGAGGGCAGCAACTCAATATCTACATTCACCAATGCCAATGGCACAAGTAGCTCAAATCGAggtggaagaagatgaagatgatTGGGAACATGAAGACTA TGCAATGTCATTGTATGGTTATATACTTTTGTGCAATGCAATTAATGATCAATCAAACTTTTGGAAAACACTATGCCCCAAAATTATGCCTTCACCTATTTTTTAA
- the LOC130472033 gene encoding calmodulin-interacting protein 111-like: protein MSYDVWNPKKTCFLLGLHGRVNVTVIAATNRPDKIDPALLRPGWFDRLLYVGPPSETDRVDVFHVHLRKMPCGFDVDVSELAHLTEGCTGADISSICREAAISAIEL from the exons atGTCATATGATGTCTGGAACCCTAAGAAGACCTGCTTTCTTCTAGGTCTACATGGAAGAGTTAATGTTACTGTTATTGCTGCTACAAATCGTCCTGACAAGATTGATCCTGCCCTTCTTAGACCAG GGTGGTTTGATCGACTCCTATATGTTGGACCCCCTAGTGAAACAGATCGTGTTGACGTATTTCATGTTCATTTGCGTAAAATGCCTTGCGGTTTTGATGTTGATGTAAGCGAGCTGGCTCATCTCACTGAAGGTTGTACTGGTGCTGACATATCTTCGATCTGCAGGGAAGCAGCAATTTCAGCAATTGAA CTGTAA